The following DNA comes from Augochlora pura isolate Apur16 chromosome 6, APUR_v2.2.1, whole genome shotgun sequence.
CGCCGCACAGTCGCACGGTCATCGAAACGTACGATCTAAGCGTTTTGTCTTACACAATCTTGCCAAGCAGAAGATCCGACGTGCTTCCGTCGCGAAAACAGACGAACCTCTTAGCTAACATGCTAGGTAAATAAAGTACCTCGAGGCAACTACCTTTTAAGTTTTCAAAACATGTCTACCTGTAGCCTACCGGCAGACTACATGCACatgtaattaaccctttgcatttaAGCATACTTTAACTCTTCGCGATCGTATGTCTATTCTCgaccattaaaaatatttattttttttatttttacataaaattgaaacatgtGATTGTGTTACGTATATCTAAACttaaaacaaatgaataagATTTGCTTTTTCTACTTCATCTCGTGTATCATGTATTACTGTttgttcaacgaaaattaattccgaccagTATGACACCTATGTACAAACCTAATACGACCTCAAAGGCTtaactctaaatctaaaatagttTCCCCAGacttaaaatattccaatttcaaatgattttaGCGCATCCTTGTGCAGCGTACAACAGTCacatatttcacaattatttaaatataaaatataaaaatgactttGAAACTTGATATAAGACATTTTAGCAATGTTTCAGAGTCatcattcgagtgcaaaaggttaaatgtCTTCATAAAAGTATAATCGTAGCTTTTTAGTGTTTGAATCGTCGACTTTGGTCCAAAGATGTTAACGGAAGCTTGCATTGTgcgtgaacattttttttaatatcgaggGAATCGAAATATTCCAAgcgtatttatttacttatagAATATACACGCAAAAATGActcgttaattataaaaatacaaaattaaaacaaaaataagaaaaaacgctagatcgatcgtttcgagcACCGTGCGTCCACCGTCATTGCGCACCGATTCTTCGATGGTGTTCAATGACTAGAACATTGTTGTTTCGAATCCGCAGGCGATCAAAAAGCTGTCGACAAGGAGCCGGGATGCGAAAAAGTCACAGAACTTGACCTCTTGGCACTCTGCCATACCGGACATCGAGACCGCCTCTCTGTCGTGGTCTATGCCGTCGCTGGACGCGAAAAGCATCGACACCTACACCACCTACGTGGCCGAGAACTCGGAGGACTGCGTCTCGACCTGCTGTTACTGCGACGAGTACGAGGAGAACCAGAGGAATGAGAATATCGAGAACGAAATGATCATGTAACGCGAACGTTCCTCGTTTGGAAGTCTCGGGACGCGATCTCCGTTTTAACAATATCAAGGGGAATCGATCGTTTTTTGGTCGACGACGCGTCCGGGAATCGAGCAGGAAACGCGAACCTGCTCGACAGATCCTCCTGTAATCCGTTCCAAAGAGtacttgtaatttatttttcgacaattttcgtAATGtctatgtatacatatacctGCGGCGAATACCCTTCGCTCAATCGGCTCGAATCATCGGTGTGGCCCGACTGAGAGTTTCCGTTTCTCGATGAACACGATTAGGGAGAGACTTTTCGGATAACTACAACTCTACGTTTTCGTTCTAGTCTTTTCTACATTACGTTAGGCGTTTCAGCGCGAGAAAGCGAATTTACCAAAAAGCGCCGCGTGTTTATTTGCGATCGTGTTCGGACGTGCGCTTCGATGCTCGATTTCGCGTAACCGAGTCGAACACTTGTTCACGGGAACCCGTCGTACTTTTCACGAAATAGCAACGTACAAAATGTAAAACGTCCTCTGTACAGGCGCGTGGATCGCGCTGTCGTGCGAGGTCGTCCCGGCTGTCGTGCAATCGTGCGAT
Coding sequences within:
- the LOC144470709 gene encoding uncharacterized protein LOC144470709 produces the protein MLRKLLSKSGRRLLRAIKKLSTRSRDAKKSQNLTSWHSAIPDIETASLSWSMPSLDAKSIDTYTTYVAENSEDCVSTCCYCDEYEENQRNENIENEMIM